Proteins encoded by one window of Nitrincola iocasae:
- the polA gene encoding DNA polymerase I, whose amino-acid sequence MSEQHLPIILVDGSSYLYRAFFASQQANLSTRDGFPTGAVRVVTSMLRSLLKQYPQSPVTVIFDAKGKTFRDELFAEYKAHRPSMPDDLRVQVEPIHNIVRAMGIELLVEEGVEADDVIGTLAREATEKQRPVIISTGDKDMAQLVNEHVTLINTMTDTCMDVAGVKEKFGIPPELVIDLLALQGDKVDNIPGVPGVGEKTALALLQGIGGIQALYQNLDQIADLPFRGAKSMAAKLEAHRKEAELSYLLATIKTDVPLHIKLEDIPCPKPDTAALIALFREFEFRSWIEELEAGESVAVEASQQPVMETDYQVILSWDELESWLARLQTAELFALDTETTSLNYMQAELVGLSFAIKPGEAAYLPLAHDYVGAPAQLDRNQVLERFKPLLEDPQRPKVGQHIKYDMNVLARYGIKLQGVVADTMLESYVLNSTAGRHDMDSLADRYLGFKTTSFEEVAGKGKNQLTFNQVDLDIATPYAAEDADITLRLHQRMTGQLAQEGRLAELLDSLEVPLIPVLAKIERNGARVDATLLSKHSRELEIRLKELEQQAFELAGEPFNLGSPKQLQVILFEKQGIPVRKKTPKGAPSTAEEVLQELALDYPLPKVIIEHRGLSKLKSTYTDKLPLMINPDTGRIHTSYHQAVTATGRLSSSDPNLQNIPIRTQEGRRIRQAFIAPEGYRIVAADYSQIELRIMAHLSGDEGLLQAFAKGEDIHRATAAEVFGVELEQVSTEQRRSAKAINFGLIYGMSAFGLARQLGVGRNDAQRYIDHYFATYPGVQRYMDETRELAHEKGYVETLLGRRLYLPEINSKNGMRRQAAERTAINAPMQGTAADIIKQAMLDVDNWLEQSQFDAKMIMQVHDELVFEVAEADVTDFIVRVTQTMEQAVSLKVPLLVEADAGLNWDEAH is encoded by the coding sequence ATGAGTGAACAGCATCTCCCTATTATTCTAGTCGACGGCTCCTCCTATTTATACCGTGCTTTTTTTGCCTCACAGCAGGCAAACCTGAGTACTCGGGATGGCTTTCCGACCGGTGCCGTTCGGGTTGTGACCTCTATGCTGCGTAGTTTGTTGAAGCAGTATCCACAGAGCCCGGTCACTGTCATCTTTGATGCCAAGGGTAAAACCTTTCGTGATGAGCTGTTTGCTGAATACAAAGCGCATCGTCCTTCGATGCCGGATGATCTGCGCGTTCAAGTTGAGCCGATACACAATATTGTCCGGGCGATGGGGATAGAGCTGCTGGTTGAGGAGGGCGTGGAAGCTGATGATGTGATTGGCACGCTGGCACGTGAAGCCACAGAAAAGCAGCGTCCGGTGATTATTTCGACTGGCGATAAGGATATGGCGCAGTTGGTCAATGAGCATGTCACCCTGATCAATACCATGACCGATACCTGCATGGACGTGGCTGGGGTGAAGGAAAAATTTGGTATTCCTCCTGAGTTGGTGATTGATCTGCTAGCCTTACAGGGCGACAAGGTGGATAACATTCCAGGCGTGCCGGGCGTGGGTGAAAAAACCGCGTTGGCACTGTTACAGGGCATCGGCGGTATTCAAGCGCTTTACCAGAATCTGGATCAGATTGCCGACCTGCCATTTCGTGGCGCCAAAAGTATGGCAGCGAAGTTGGAAGCTCATCGCAAGGAAGCTGAGCTATCCTATTTGCTGGCGACCATCAAGACGGATGTGCCGCTGCATATAAAACTGGAAGATATTCCCTGTCCGAAGCCCGATACCGCCGCACTAATAGCGCTTTTTCGTGAGTTTGAGTTTCGCAGCTGGATTGAAGAGCTGGAAGCTGGAGAGAGCGTTGCTGTGGAAGCGTCTCAGCAGCCGGTAATGGAAACCGATTATCAGGTGATTCTGAGCTGGGATGAGTTGGAAAGTTGGTTAGCCCGTTTGCAGACAGCCGAACTGTTTGCCCTGGATACCGAAACCACCAGCCTGAATTATATGCAAGCCGAGCTGGTTGGCTTGTCATTTGCGATTAAACCCGGTGAAGCGGCCTACCTGCCACTGGCGCATGATTATGTGGGAGCCCCGGCTCAACTGGACCGTAATCAGGTGCTGGAGCGCTTCAAACCGCTGTTGGAAGATCCACAGCGACCCAAGGTAGGTCAGCACATCAAATATGATATGAATGTGCTGGCGCGCTATGGCATCAAGCTGCAAGGGGTTGTGGCGGACACCATGCTGGAATCTTATGTGTTGAATTCCACGGCAGGACGGCATGATATGGATAGTCTGGCCGACCGCTATCTGGGCTTTAAAACAACAAGTTTTGAAGAGGTTGCCGGTAAGGGTAAAAACCAGCTTACCTTTAATCAGGTTGATCTCGATATTGCCACGCCCTATGCCGCTGAAGATGCCGATATCACCCTGCGCCTACATCAGAGGATGACGGGGCAACTGGCGCAGGAAGGTCGTCTTGCCGAGTTACTTGACAGCTTGGAAGTGCCGCTGATTCCGGTGCTGGCAAAGATCGAGCGCAATGGTGCTCGTGTGGATGCCACGCTGCTATCCAAGCACAGCCGGGAATTAGAGATCAGGCTCAAGGAGCTGGAGCAGCAAGCCTTTGAACTGGCCGGTGAGCCCTTTAATCTGGGATCACCTAAACAGCTTCAGGTGATCTTGTTTGAGAAGCAGGGGATTCCGGTACGTAAAAAAACTCCTAAAGGAGCGCCTTCCACGGCAGAAGAGGTGTTGCAGGAGCTAGCCCTGGACTACCCTTTGCCCAAAGTGATTATTGAGCATCGTGGTTTGAGTAAGCTGAAATCAACCTATACCGATAAGCTGCCGCTGATGATCAATCCGGATACCGGGCGTATTCATACCTCGTATCATCAGGCCGTCACTGCCACTGGGCGCTTGTCGTCATCGGACCCCAATCTGCAGAATATTCCGATTCGGACCCAGGAAGGCCGGCGGATTCGCCAGGCATTTATTGCGCCTGAGGGCTATCGTATTGTGGCCGCTGACTATTCCCAGATTGAGCTGCGTATCATGGCTCACCTGTCGGGTGACGAGGGTTTGCTGCAGGCGTTTGCCAAAGGAGAGGATATCCATCGGGCAACTGCCGCTGAAGTCTTTGGTGTCGAGCTGGAACAGGTGTCTACCGAGCAGCGTCGCAGTGCCAAAGCCATTAACTTTGGGCTGATTTATGGTATGTCGGCCTTTGGTCTGGCGCGTCAGTTAGGGGTGGGACGTAACGATGCCCAGCGGTATATCGATCACTACTTCGCTACCTATCCAGGTGTGCAGCGTTACATGGATGAAACGCGGGAGCTGGCGCATGAAAAGGGTTATGTGGAAACCTTGCTCGGGCGTCGTCTCTATCTGCCGGAGATTAACTCAAAAAATGGCATGCGTCGTCAAGCGGCTGAGCGTACGGCGATTAATGCGCCGATGCAGGGTACGGCTGCGGACATTATTAAGCAGGCGATGCTTGATGTGGATAACTGGCTGGAGCAGAGCCAGTTTGATGCAAAAATGATCATGCAAGTACACGATGAGTTGGTGTTCGAAGTTGCCGAAGCCGATGTGACCGACTTTATTGTACGAGTTACGCAGACGATGGAGCAGGCGGTCAGCCTTAAAGTGCCCTTGCTAGTGGAGGCGGATGCCGGTCTGAATTGGGATGAGGCGCATTAA
- a CDS encoding c-type cytochrome, with product MNKLLISLLISVGITGMAHATGGDATAGSQKVAVCGACHGADGNSPMGTFPSLAGQNSRYLLKQMQDQLSGARVIPEMTGLLDGFTERDLRDIAAYFSSQTITIGQTAADQLELGRSIYQAGIADKGVAACAACHMPSGQGNNPARFPALSGQHPEYTALQLQKFSAEDRANDPNRMMRDIAVKLSDTEMSAVAQYIRGLH from the coding sequence ATGAACAAATTACTAATCAGCTTACTGATAAGTGTTGGAATCACCGGAATGGCGCATGCCACTGGTGGCGATGCAACTGCCGGGTCGCAAAAAGTTGCGGTATGTGGCGCCTGTCACGGTGCCGACGGTAACAGTCCTATGGGGACGTTTCCGAGCCTGGCAGGTCAAAATTCCCGTTACCTGTTGAAGCAGATGCAGGATCAGCTCAGCGGCGCACGTGTTATACCGGAAATGACCGGATTGCTGGATGGTTTTACTGAGCGTGATCTGCGTGATATCGCGGCCTACTTCTCCAGCCAGACCATAACTATTGGTCAAACGGCTGCGGATCAACTGGAGCTTGGTCGTAGCATTTATCAAGCGGGTATTGCTGATAAGGGCGTAGCTGCTTGTGCCGCTTGTCATATGCCTAGTGGGCAGGGTAATAACCCGGCGCGCTTCCCGGCTCTGAGTGGACAACATCCAGAGTATACCGCGTTACAGTTGCAGAAGTTTTCTGCTGAAGATCGTGCCAATGATCCCAACCGGATGATGCGTGATATTGCTGTAAAACTGTCTGATACTGAAATGAGTGCCGTTGCCCAGTACATTCGTGGCTTACACTGA
- a CDS encoding DUF2782 domain-containing protein, with translation MLKKLLLIALLSGLPLGMVNAQEDQLNPEPEITITHDGEATYYEYRVGGILKEIKVVPVVGEPYYLVPQGESGELIRAGEPTVLTPKWVLFSW, from the coding sequence ATGCTTAAAAAACTCTTACTCATTGCTCTGCTCAGCGGCCTTCCGTTAGGCATGGTCAATGCACAGGAAGACCAGCTCAACCCTGAGCCGGAAATCACCATCACCCATGATGGCGAAGCCACTTATTATGAATACCGAGTTGGCGGAATACTTAAAGAAATCAAAGTTGTACCTGTAGTAGGCGAACCCTACTACCTGGTGCCTCAAGGCGAATCAGGCGAGTTAATACGCGCAGGAGAGCCCACAGTTCTTACACCTAAATGGGTTCTGTTTAGCTGGTAG
- a CDS encoding homoserine kinase — protein sequence MAVYTPVTSAELSQLLADFDLGTLSHFEGIEGGIENTNYFVTLLLQGQKKEYVLTIFEELSFEEMPFFVELGHWLAERNISVPYAIRDRNGIALKQLKGKPAFLQPRFYGADVPAAQLRPHHCFQIGEALARFHLAGSDFYLKRQAHRGILWWRRETQAIAHRLSSDDADLLQQEVLAFDRLREANWDLPTGVIHGDLFHDNALFLDDRLEAILDMYNAATAYQLYDLAIVANDWCSRPDCSIDTERESALLEGYAQIRAFTADEARAWPILTRTAAMRFWLSRLIPWLGIAQASRQGGDMKLKDPQQYKNILLSRLNTPAKLG from the coding sequence GTGGCCGTTTATACTCCTGTTACATCTGCTGAGCTTAGCCAGTTGCTGGCTGACTTTGATCTTGGCACCCTCAGCCACTTCGAAGGCATTGAGGGTGGCATAGAGAACACTAATTACTTCGTGACCCTGTTGCTCCAGGGTCAAAAAAAGGAGTACGTACTTACTATCTTTGAGGAACTTTCATTCGAAGAAATGCCGTTCTTTGTTGAACTGGGTCACTGGTTAGCAGAACGCAATATTTCAGTACCCTATGCCATACGAGACCGTAATGGCATTGCGCTTAAGCAACTCAAAGGTAAACCCGCCTTTCTGCAGCCTCGTTTTTACGGTGCGGATGTTCCGGCAGCGCAATTGCGCCCGCATCACTGTTTTCAGATAGGGGAAGCCTTGGCGCGTTTTCATCTGGCTGGCAGCGATTTCTATCTGAAACGACAAGCGCATCGTGGGATCTTATGGTGGCGCCGTGAAACACAAGCCATCGCCCATCGCTTAAGTTCTGACGATGCCGATCTGCTGCAACAGGAAGTTTTAGCCTTTGACAGACTGCGGGAAGCCAACTGGGATCTGCCAACAGGTGTCATTCATGGAGATTTATTTCATGATAATGCCCTGTTTCTGGATGACAGGCTGGAAGCAATTCTCGATATGTACAATGCGGCTACGGCCTACCAACTCTATGATCTGGCCATCGTTGCCAACGACTGGTGCAGCCGCCCGGATTGCAGCATTGATACAGAGCGGGAAAGTGCCCTGTTGGAGGGCTATGCTCAGATTCGTGCCTTCACGGCCGATGAAGCCCGTGCCTGGCCCATTCTGACACGCACTGCCGCCATGCGCTTCTGGCTTTCACGCCTGATTCCCTGGTTAGGCATTGCGCAGGCTTCACGCCAGGGGGGCGATATGAAATTGAAAGATCCGCAGCAGTACAAAAACATACTGTTATCACGCCTGAATACCCCGGCAAAACTAGGTTAA
- the yihA gene encoding ribosome biogenesis GTP-binding protein YihA/YsxC, with amino-acid sequence MSEAQSIINFHQARFCVSADKLNQCPDDSLAEVAFAGRSNAGKSSAINTLTQNGKLARTSKTPGRTQLINFFDLNIPGIRIVDLPGYGYAKVPVAIKVHWQKHLDAYLQHREALKGLVLVMDIRHPMKDFDEMLISWCEKTGMPLHILLTKADKLTRGPAQSTLLKLQAQLRKRLGDKVTLQTFSALKKEGVPELRARLSELLLEQGTESGA; translated from the coding sequence ATGTCTGAAGCACAATCCATAATCAATTTTCACCAGGCACGCTTTTGTGTCAGTGCTGACAAACTGAACCAATGCCCAGATGACAGCTTGGCGGAAGTCGCCTTTGCTGGTCGCTCAAACGCAGGCAAATCCAGCGCAATCAATACATTAACACAAAATGGCAAATTGGCTCGAACCTCCAAGACACCTGGTCGTACGCAATTGATCAACTTTTTCGATCTCAATATTCCCGGCATTCGTATCGTCGACCTGCCCGGTTATGGTTATGCTAAAGTACCAGTCGCGATAAAAGTCCATTGGCAAAAACACCTGGATGCTTATCTGCAGCACCGTGAAGCCTTAAAGGGCCTGGTGCTGGTCATGGATATTCGTCATCCGATGAAAGATTTTGATGAAATGCTAATCAGTTGGTGTGAAAAAACCGGCATGCCACTGCATATCTTGCTGACCAAGGCCGATAAACTGACCCGAGGCCCAGCACAGAGCACGCTGCTGAAGCTTCAGGCACAATTACGCAAACGCCTGGGCGACAAGGTCACATTGCAGACCTTCTCAGCGCTGAAGAAAGAAGGAGTACCGGAACTGCGCGCCAGATTGAGCGAGTTACTGCTGGAACAGGGAACGGAAAGTGGCGCTTAA
- a CDS encoding GGDEF domain-containing protein: protein MADSEDWRKKYKILAKELEQTEQYSERLLEQLKSVLSQLSLGLQGQDAELDQSLRLLLAKLDTIEVRSLRNLAREIEKRIRVLDTARSNSVRQLVDLLRQWSGLIEKQDVAGEFNTLLPEYNHKLASNAEHLYEIPGLLQTLLEYQRRLLLTATPEERAEISSDLADNREFIVTSISGRLLDLVQLLRVPYEYAPKVHELIGQLESNPASEKLPDILDNLIKLMRLSGVDMGEDFEDYLLSLNQQLAYVQTFLNESHDDEVKASKRNNLLDKTVRHDVYQINRTVKQSTDINELKTAVSRQLSSIVRAMDEHKKSEEAREAKLTARYQDLLQKVSQMEKEADQVKHRIEEEQLKARTDPLTGLPNRYAYDRHILNELERWERYQTVFTLCVADLDLFKQVNDEYGHLAGDKVLRLMARILQQNLRNIDLVTRFGGEEFVIIMPSTDGPSAITAIEKVRKVIEDSPFNFQSKPVRITMSFGVTEVQPGDTPESMFSRADKMLYQAKDTGRNKTLLG, encoded by the coding sequence ATGGCAGACTCAGAAGATTGGCGAAAAAAATACAAAATACTGGCCAAGGAGCTTGAGCAAACAGAGCAGTATTCGGAGCGTCTGCTGGAACAGCTGAAAAGCGTGCTATCACAATTGAGTCTCGGACTGCAGGGGCAGGATGCAGAGCTGGATCAGTCGCTACGCCTGCTCTTGGCAAAGCTGGATACAATTGAGGTTCGATCATTACGGAATTTAGCCAGGGAGATCGAAAAGCGTATTCGCGTATTGGATACTGCTCGCTCCAATAGCGTAAGACAATTAGTAGATCTACTCCGGCAATGGTCTGGGCTTATTGAAAAGCAGGATGTAGCCGGTGAATTTAATACATTGCTACCGGAATATAACCACAAGCTGGCATCTAATGCTGAGCATTTGTATGAAATACCTGGCTTGTTACAGACTTTGCTGGAGTATCAACGGCGCCTCTTGCTAACAGCGACTCCGGAGGAGCGGGCAGAGATTTCTAGCGATCTGGCTGATAATCGTGAATTTATTGTAACCTCTATCTCCGGGCGTTTGCTGGATTTGGTGCAGTTGCTGCGCGTTCCCTATGAGTATGCACCCAAAGTCCATGAGCTGATCGGCCAACTGGAATCCAATCCCGCTTCGGAAAAGCTGCCCGATATTCTGGATAATCTGATTAAGCTGATGCGCTTGTCAGGGGTAGATATGGGGGAGGACTTTGAAGACTATCTGCTTAGTCTGAATCAGCAGTTGGCCTATGTGCAAACCTTTCTTAATGAAAGCCACGATGATGAAGTTAAAGCCAGTAAACGTAACAACCTGTTGGATAAAACGGTACGTCATGACGTATATCAGATCAACCGTACAGTAAAACAATCTACGGATATTAATGAACTGAAAACAGCCGTTAGCCGTCAGCTGTCGAGCATTGTCCGTGCTATGGATGAGCATAAAAAATCTGAAGAGGCGCGTGAAGCCAAGTTGACAGCTCGTTATCAGGATCTCTTACAGAAAGTCTCACAAATGGAGAAAGAGGCCGATCAGGTTAAACACCGGATTGAAGAAGAACAGTTGAAGGCGCGCACCGATCCCTTGACCGGGCTGCCTAACCGCTATGCTTATGACCGCCACATACTGAATGAACTGGAGCGCTGGGAGCGCTATCAGACAGTATTTACCCTGTGTGTGGCAGATCTGGACCTGTTCAAACAGGTTAATGATGAGTACGGCCATCTGGCTGGCGATAAAGTACTGCGGCTGATGGCCAGAATACTGCAGCAAAACTTGCGTAATATTGATCTGGTGACCCGTTTCGGGGGGGAAGAATTTGTTATCATCATGCCTTCAACCGATGGGCCTTCAGCTATCACGGCAATTGAAAAAGTTAGAAAAGTAATTGAAGACAGTCCGTTTAATTTCCAGAGTAAGCCAGTTCGCATCACTATGTCTTTCGGTGTCACTGAAGTGCAACCTGGCGATAC
- a CDS encoding thiol:disulfide interchange protein DsbA/DsbL: MLKKLLAVTAFALIPFTSAIAQTDSGYEAGVHYQELPSAVTTSDPEKVEVVAVFGYPCPHCANLEPMLSSWAQQQSSEDLDFKHLPVVFSRNWEPFARAYYVAELSGKVEETHQAMFDAVHVQNTSLRSVDDFAGFYSAYGIEEDEFNKLYDSFAVDTRLKQGQARLRAYQITAVPAMVVNGKYQITGAMAGSNSEMLKVVNYLIEKERAELNE, translated from the coding sequence ATGCTAAAAAAACTACTTGCTGTTACTGCATTTGCCCTGATCCCATTTACCAGCGCGATTGCGCAAACTGATTCTGGATATGAGGCAGGAGTTCACTATCAGGAATTACCGTCAGCCGTGACTACCAGTGATCCGGAAAAGGTAGAGGTCGTGGCTGTATTTGGTTATCCATGCCCACACTGTGCCAATCTGGAACCTATGCTGTCCAGTTGGGCACAGCAACAGAGCTCAGAGGATCTGGATTTCAAACACCTTCCTGTGGTGTTCTCCCGCAATTGGGAGCCATTTGCCCGAGCCTATTATGTAGCTGAATTGAGCGGTAAGGTGGAAGAGACGCATCAGGCTATGTTCGATGCAGTGCATGTGCAGAATACAAGTTTGCGCAGCGTTGATGATTTTGCAGGCTTTTACAGTGCCTATGGCATAGAGGAAGATGAGTTTAATAAGCTCTACGATTCGTTTGCTGTAGATACTCGTCTGAAGCAGGGTCAGGCAAGGTTGCGTGCCTATCAGATAACAGCCGTGCCCGCGATGGTCGTGAATGGCAAATACCAGATTACTGGTGCGATGGCGGGGAGTAATAGTGAAATGCTCAAGGTGGTTAACTACCTGATCGAAAAAGAGCGAGCAGAACTGAACGAATAA